Proteins encoded within one genomic window of Streptomyces kaniharaensis:
- a CDS encoding outer membrane protein assembly factor BamB family protein, protein MQSSSSERTAGQASWQWDGEADGADEAPGDVVGAGGDGPRLSRRGLLVGAGVLAAGAATWAFGRPGADQPAPAPTKPHPTALSGPTPLWTYRGSEAAMPERLTGRPGRPVFATSTGLQLLDPATGDPTRIIRLAPPDRDLGSDDPASGRAVMVADRVFTISRGHIDGRHLTDPAADVTVALPDGLNDDVVLAGCDGTTLYGTAYSRPKKGATALGRQVFALRIADGALLWTSPADTGEQLLTPAAGPDGAIAAIRSPEGRAELVIRDAATGRQRWTAQGNENLRWCTVGQRAVYVPDGSGGLRALDLATGTERWRFSPTPPAQWRTMPPVADSGMLYVPRDNGLVSGHAETAPGGLWSLQLPFLLDRRSHPLVVNGVVYVPGPAAAGVCAIDATRGRLLWTFRDSGPGKDVWSLAADDDRLYAGHDDVLHALPLARV, encoded by the coding sequence ATGCAGTCGTCCTCGTCCGAGCGAACCGCCGGGCAGGCGTCCTGGCAGTGGGACGGGGAGGCGGACGGTGCGGACGAGGCCCCCGGGGACGTGGTCGGTGCGGGCGGGGACGGGCCGAGGCTGAGCCGGCGCGGGCTGCTGGTCGGGGCCGGGGTGCTGGCGGCCGGCGCGGCGACCTGGGCATTCGGCCGGCCGGGCGCGGACCAGCCGGCCCCCGCGCCGACGAAACCGCACCCCACCGCCCTCTCCGGGCCGACCCCGCTCTGGACGTACCGCGGGAGCGAGGCGGCGATGCCGGAGCGGCTCACCGGCCGGCCGGGCCGCCCGGTCTTCGCCACCAGCACCGGCCTCCAACTGCTCGACCCGGCCACCGGCGACCCGACCCGCATCATCCGCCTCGCGCCACCGGACCGGGACCTCGGGAGCGACGACCCGGCCTCCGGCCGCGCCGTCATGGTCGCCGACCGCGTCTTCACCATCTCCCGGGGCCACATCGACGGCCGTCACCTCACCGACCCGGCCGCCGACGTGACCGTCGCCCTGCCCGACGGCCTGAACGACGACGTCGTGCTCGCCGGCTGCGACGGCACCACCCTCTACGGCACCGCGTACAGCCGGCCCAAGAAGGGCGCCACGGCCCTGGGGCGGCAGGTGTTCGCGCTGCGCATCGCGGACGGCGCGCTCCTGTGGACCTCCCCCGCCGACACCGGCGAGCAACTGCTCACTCCCGCGGCCGGCCCCGACGGCGCCATCGCCGCCATCCGCAGCCCGGAGGGCCGCGCCGAGCTCGTCATCCGGGACGCCGCGACCGGCCGGCAGCGCTGGACGGCGCAGGGCAACGAGAACCTGCGCTGGTGCACGGTCGGGCAGCGGGCCGTCTACGTGCCCGACGGCTCCGGCGGCCTGCGCGCCCTGGACCTGGCCACCGGCACCGAACGGTGGAGGTTCTCCCCCACCCCGCCCGCGCAGTGGCGCACCATGCCGCCGGTCGCCGACTCCGGCATGCTCTACGTCCCGCGTGACAACGGCCTGGTCAGCGGCCACGCCGAGACCGCGCCGGGCGGCCTCTGGTCGCTCCAGCTGCCGTTCCTGCTGGACCGCCGCAGCCACCCGCTGGTGGTCAACGGCGTCGTCTACGTCCCCGGCCCGGCCGCCGCCGGCGTCTGCGCGATCGACGCGACGCGGGGCAGGCTGCTCTGGACCTTCCGCGACTCGGGCCCCGGCAAGGACGTGTGGTCGCTCGCCGCCGACGACGACCGGCTCTACGCCGGCCACGACGACGTCCTGCACGCCCTGCCGCTCGCGAGGGTCTGA